In a single window of the Thermus amyloliquefaciens genome:
- the rraA gene encoding ribonuclease E activity regulator RraA, translated as MEGRTTDLSDLWPEGETLPMVFRSFGGTARFAGRVRTLRVFEDNALVRRVLEEEGHGQVLVVDGGGSLRTALLGGNLARLAWERGWAGVVVHGAVRDVLELKEVPIGLLALAATPRRSAKAGRGEVDVPLSLFGAQVLPGHYLIADEDGLLLLPAPPSGGQSGG; from the coding sequence ATGGAAGGGCGCACAACAGACCTCTCCGACCTCTGGCCCGAAGGGGAGACCCTGCCCATGGTCTTTAGGAGCTTTGGCGGCACGGCCCGCTTCGCCGGGCGGGTGCGCACCCTCAGGGTCTTTGAGGACAACGCCCTGGTGCGAAGGGTGCTGGAGGAGGAGGGCCATGGCCAGGTCCTGGTGGTGGACGGCGGGGGCTCCTTGCGCACCGCCCTCCTCGGGGGCAACCTGGCCCGCCTGGCCTGGGAGCGGGGCTGGGCCGGGGTGGTGGTCCACGGGGCGGTGCGGGATGTGCTGGAGCTCAAGGAGGTGCCCATCGGCCTCCTGGCCCTGGCGGCCACCCCCCGCAGGAGCGCCAAGGCGGGCCGGGGGGAGGTGGACGTGCCCCTTAGCCTCTTCGGGGCCCAGGTGCTTCCGGGGCATTACCTGATTGCGGACGAGGACGGGCTTCTTCTCCTGCCCGCGCCCCCGAGCGGCGGCCAAAGCGGCGGATAA
- the purU gene encoding formyltetrahydrofolate deformylase: MDEARLLITCPDRPGIVAAVSGFLYAHGANITDLQQYSTDPEGGTFFMRLAFTTPHLDLSRPALERAFQDVVASRFQMEWRLAYASERKRVAILVSKPAHALLELLWRYRVGELPMDLRLVISNHPDHREEVERFGVPYHHVPVEKGRKEEAEERILGLLEGEGVEVVVLARYMQVLSPGFVARYPMRILNIHHSFLPAFAGADPYRQAHERGVKLIGATAHYVTEELDGGPIIEQDVVRVSHRHTVAEMRRLGRELERTVLARAVRWHLEDRILVHGNKTVVFV; this comes from the coding sequence ATGGACGAGGCGCGGCTCCTCATCACCTGCCCGGACCGGCCTGGGATCGTGGCGGCGGTCTCGGGCTTCCTCTACGCCCACGGGGCCAACATCACCGATTTGCAGCAGTACTCCACGGACCCCGAAGGGGGCACCTTCTTCATGCGCCTGGCCTTCACCACCCCCCATCTGGACCTCTCCCGCCCGGCCCTGGAGCGGGCCTTTCAGGACGTGGTGGCCAGCCGTTTCCAGATGGAGTGGCGCCTGGCCTATGCCTCGGAGAGGAAGCGGGTGGCCATCCTGGTCTCCAAGCCGGCCCATGCCCTTTTGGAACTCCTCTGGCGCTACCGGGTGGGGGAGTTGCCCATGGACCTGCGCCTGGTGATCTCCAACCACCCGGACCACCGGGAGGAGGTGGAGCGCTTCGGCGTGCCCTACCACCACGTGCCCGTGGAGAAGGGGCGGAAGGAGGAGGCGGAGGAGCGCATCCTGGGCCTCCTCGAGGGGGAAGGGGTGGAGGTGGTGGTCCTGGCCCGGTACATGCAGGTCCTCTCCCCGGGGTTTGTGGCCCGTTACCCCATGCGCATCCTCAACATCCACCACTCCTTCTTGCCGGCCTTTGCCGGGGCCGACCCTTACCGCCAGGCCCACGAGCGGGGGGTGAAGCTCATCGGGGCCACGGCCCACTACGTCACCGAGGAGTTGGACGGGGGCCCCATCATCGAACAGGATGTGGTGCGGGTATCCCACCGCCACACGGTGGCGGAGATGCGGAGGCTCGGGCGGGAGCTGGAGCGCACGGTCCTGGCCCGGGCGGTGCGCTGGCACCTGGAGGACCGCATCCTGGTCCACGGGAACAAAACCGTGGTCTTTGTTTAA
- a CDS encoding S1C family serine protease encodes MNLARSFVGFLVLSLMAGAVLWWGLSNGQTQRSQPAPPPAEAGLLEYERNTVEIVEKYGDGVVYVAVVTRPQNVQLPPGFEFFAPFLQMPPQEGTGSGFVIDKDGHILTNHHVVEGASQITVKFHGDPKEYRARLVGAAPPLDLALLKVEAPKEKLVPLVLGDSDRIRVGQKAIAMGNPFGLEFTVTQGIVSAIRENPGAIGDESGLVPQVIQTDAAINPGNSGGPLLNSRGEVIGINTAIFTPTGQFGAAQFAGVGFALPINLVKQYLPELKAGKTLTAEEIIKNRPRLGVSLIPLSVYPERLRQQYGLPASGLMVQEVERNSPAARAGLRPPSRFAYLQLPTGETLQVGVDGDVLLKADGVPLGSIAQLRQVLYGKKPGEAVSLEVWRQGRTFTLKVVPQVLR; translated from the coding sequence ATGAACCTGGCCCGTTCCTTCGTGGGTTTTCTGGTCCTCTCCTTGATGGCGGGTGCGGTGCTCTGGTGGGGTTTGAGCAACGGCCAGACCCAGCGTTCCCAGCCTGCTCCTCCACCTGCCGAGGCGGGGCTTTTGGAGTACGAGCGCAACACCGTGGAGATCGTGGAAAAGTACGGGGATGGGGTGGTCTACGTGGCGGTGGTGACCCGTCCCCAAAACGTCCAACTCCCCCCAGGGTTTGAGTTTTTTGCTCCGTTTTTGCAGATGCCCCCTCAGGAGGGGACGGGTTCGGGCTTCGTGATCGATAAGGATGGGCATATCCTCACCAACCATCACGTGGTGGAGGGAGCCAGCCAGATCACGGTGAAGTTCCACGGCGACCCCAAGGAGTACCGCGCCCGCCTGGTGGGGGCGGCGCCGCCCTTGGATCTGGCCCTTTTGAAGGTGGAGGCCCCCAAGGAGAAGCTGGTGCCCCTGGTCCTGGGGGATTCCGACCGCATCAGGGTGGGGCAGAAGGCCATCGCCATGGGGAACCCCTTTGGCTTGGAGTTCACCGTGACCCAGGGGATCGTCTCCGCCATCCGGGAAAACCCCGGGGCCATTGGGGATGAGTCGGGCCTGGTGCCCCAGGTGATCCAGACGGATGCCGCCATCAACCCCGGGAACTCCGGGGGGCCCCTTCTCAACTCCCGCGGGGAGGTGATCGGCATCAACACCGCCATCTTCACCCCCACCGGCCAGTTTGGGGCCGCCCAGTTCGCGGGGGTGGGGTTTGCCCTGCCCATCAACCTGGTGAAGCAGTACCTGCCCGAGCTCAAGGCGGGGAAGACCCTGACCGCAGAGGAGATCATCAAAAACCGCCCCCGGCTTGGCGTCTCCCTTATCCCCCTTTCCGTCTACCCGGAAAGGCTGCGCCAGCAGTACGGGCTTCCCGCCTCTGGCCTCATGGTGCAGGAGGTGGAAAGGAATAGCCCGGCCGCCCGGGCGGGCCTAAGGCCACCCAGCCGCTTCGCCTACCTGCAACTGCCCACGGGGGAGACCCTGCAGGTGGGGGTGGACGGGGATGTGCTCCTCAAGGCGGACGGGGTGCCCCTAGGCTCCATCGCCCAGCTCCGGCAGGTGCTATACGGCAAGAAGCCGGGGGAGGCGGTGAGCCTCGAGGTCTGGCGCCAGGGCCGTACCTTCACCCTGAAGGTGGTGCCCCAGGTGTTGCGCTAA
- a CDS encoding TAXI family TRAP transporter solute-binding subunit — MKRVLLALLALTGLAVAQKPKVVVATGGVGGVYFYYGTTLAEIWNKAGVAEAQAIQTAASIDNLLLLENRTGGGTYYCATVLPDSAYLAFTGQHERFKDRAAKNVRILFAMYPNFLHIVTREGAGIRVVQDLKGKRVSTGAPGSGTEVEALLVLQAAGLSPKDFAKQERLGAQESANALAEGNLDAFFWSGGLPTGAITELAASLARKGQRIYLVPLDPKSTVVQTFQKRFPGLAGPGVIPKATYGTRADTPTLTFWNLFVCPQSLPEEAAYALTKATFENLATLRQAVAAARDTSLENAVRFVGGTIPYHEGALRYFREAGALK, encoded by the coding sequence ATGAAGAGAGTCCTTTTGGCCCTCCTGGCCTTGACGGGTTTGGCCGTGGCCCAAAAACCCAAGGTGGTGGTGGCCACGGGGGGTGTGGGAGGCGTTTACTTCTACTACGGCACCACCCTGGCGGAGATCTGGAACAAGGCCGGGGTGGCCGAGGCCCAGGCCATCCAAACCGCTGCCTCCATCGACAACCTCCTCCTTTTGGAAAACCGCACGGGGGGCGGCACCTACTACTGCGCCACCGTGCTCCCCGACTCCGCCTACCTGGCCTTTACCGGCCAGCACGAGCGCTTCAAGGACAGGGCCGCCAAAAACGTCCGCATCCTCTTCGCCATGTACCCCAACTTCCTGCACATCGTCACCCGGGAAGGCGCGGGCATCCGGGTGGTGCAGGACCTGAAGGGCAAGCGGGTGTCCACCGGGGCCCCGGGCTCGGGCACGGAGGTGGAGGCCCTCTTGGTGCTCCAGGCGGCGGGGCTTTCCCCCAAGGACTTCGCCAAACAGGAGCGCCTGGGAGCCCAGGAGAGCGCCAACGCCCTGGCGGAGGGCAACCTGGACGCCTTCTTCTGGTCGGGGGGCCTGCCCACGGGCGCCATCACCGAGCTCGCCGCCTCCTTGGCCCGGAAGGGGCAAAGGATCTACCTGGTTCCCCTGGACCCCAAGAGCACCGTGGTCCAGACCTTCCAGAAGCGCTTCCCTGGCCTGGCAGGCCCCGGGGTGATCCCCAAGGCCACCTACGGCACCCGGGCCGACACCCCCACCCTCACCTTCTGGAACCTTTTCGTCTGCCCTCAGAGCCTACCCGAGGAGGCCGCGTATGCCCTCACCAAGGCCACCTTTGAGAACCTGGCCACCCTGCGCCAGGCGGTGGCCGCCGCCAGGGATACCAGCCTGGAGAACGCGGTGCGCTTCGTGGGCGGCACCATCCCCTACCACGAGGGGGCCCTGCGTTACTTCCGCGAGGCCGGGGCCTTGAAGTGA
- a CDS encoding TRAP transporter permease, with protein sequence MELERPQTQPSTPLARLTHWILILGALYSLYLVLHPFTPLAKAEIPILDIVQLQRSTHVLFLLLGGYLVSFHLPRKRTLGAWVYFAFTLIPLYNFLFPGVPGLSLPPEAKAVGLLYWAVAVLPAVLPSLKGPADLLAVFLAFFPTLYQLRYFEELVYRAVLPEPWDMAMSFGLIMLVLGLVYRLLGPVMPVLVLFFFSYNLYADLFPGAFKGSRQSIDLLLGKTYNETEAGIYGLITGVSAKYLVYFTLLSGMIGALGLGKVVANLALALVGKHPATPGRVTGLASVFMGMFSGSGAADTQFVAALTKPLFERANYDRLVAAGLVATAGTIALITPPVMGSIAFIMVEILQIPYLKVIVMALGPALLYLTAVLAFNEFYSRKAGLPPVGAELGMSRGTYTLRYSILFLPILLIVAMLYLGYEVRTAASLALLFFIFITYLDPTLRPKGAAPIFQGLAEGFRTLLPIGTAVTAANLIFAMMVISGLPSKFSQLLQQVSGESLLLATLITALFSLVLGMGVPPTATYVLTSALTAPAIIALAKQNGIPDSAAVLATHMFLFYYAVLADVTPPVALSAYAASSVFGTNPLVTGVYAARVALSKYLVGFFFLLSYSGTALLIVPVLENSPPGEAWGMVLERFLSVAAGIIYLSASAAGYTRRPLARWEAWALGILAALLFVPQGWLNLVAFLLGLPFFRKGLTKSQKGA encoded by the coding sequence ATGGAGCTAGAACGCCCTCAGACCCAACCCTCCACCCCCCTGGCCCGGCTCACCCACTGGATCCTGATCCTGGGGGCCCTTTACAGCCTTTACCTGGTGCTCCACCCCTTCACCCCCCTGGCCAAGGCCGAGATCCCCATCCTGGACATCGTACAGCTACAGCGAAGCACCCACGTCCTCTTCCTCCTCCTGGGGGGGTATCTCGTTTCCTTCCACCTCCCCAGGAAGCGCACCCTAGGGGCCTGGGTGTACTTCGCCTTCACCTTGATCCCCCTCTACAACTTCCTCTTTCCCGGCGTCCCGGGGTTGAGCCTGCCCCCTGAGGCCAAGGCGGTGGGCCTCCTCTACTGGGCGGTGGCGGTTCTGCCCGCGGTCCTTCCGAGCCTAAAAGGACCCGCCGACCTGCTGGCGGTTTTCCTGGCCTTCTTCCCCACCCTCTACCAGCTCCGGTACTTTGAGGAGCTGGTCTACCGGGCGGTGCTCCCCGAGCCCTGGGACATGGCCATGTCCTTCGGCCTCATCATGCTGGTCCTGGGCCTGGTCTACCGCCTTTTGGGCCCGGTGATGCCGGTGCTGGTCCTCTTCTTCTTCAGCTATAACCTCTACGCCGACCTCTTCCCCGGGGCCTTTAAGGGAAGCCGCCAAAGCATTGACCTCCTCTTGGGCAAGACCTACAACGAGACCGAGGCCGGCATCTACGGGCTCATCACCGGGGTTTCCGCCAAGTACCTGGTCTACTTCACCTTGCTCTCCGGCATGATCGGGGCCTTGGGCCTGGGGAAGGTGGTGGCCAACCTGGCCCTGGCCCTGGTGGGCAAGCACCCCGCCACCCCAGGGCGGGTCACGGGCCTGGCCAGCGTCTTCATGGGCATGTTCTCCGGCTCCGGGGCCGCGGACACCCAGTTCGTGGCCGCCCTCACCAAGCCGCTTTTTGAAAGGGCCAACTACGACCGCCTGGTGGCCGCGGGCCTGGTGGCCACCGCCGGCACCATCGCCCTCATCACCCCCCCGGTCATGGGCTCCATCGCCTTCATCATGGTGGAGATCCTCCAGATTCCCTACCTGAAGGTGATCGTCATGGCCCTGGGGCCGGCCCTTTTGTACCTGACCGCGGTGCTGGCCTTCAACGAGTTCTACTCCCGCAAGGCGGGCCTCCCCCCGGTGGGGGCGGAGCTGGGCATGAGCCGGGGGACCTATACCTTGCGCTACTCCATCCTCTTCCTGCCCATCCTCCTCATCGTGGCCATGCTCTACCTGGGCTACGAGGTGCGCACCGCGGCCAGCCTGGCCCTCCTCTTCTTCATCTTCATCACCTACTTGGACCCCACGCTAAGGCCCAAGGGCGCAGCCCCCATCTTCCAGGGCCTGGCCGAGGGCTTCCGCACCCTCTTGCCCATCGGAACCGCGGTGACCGCCGCCAACCTCATCTTCGCCATGATGGTGATCAGCGGCCTCCCCTCCAAGTTCAGCCAGCTGTTGCAGCAGGTCTCGGGGGAAAGCCTCCTCCTCGCCACCCTCATCACCGCCCTCTTCAGCCTGGTGCTGGGCATGGGGGTGCCCCCCACCGCCACCTACGTGCTCACCTCGGCCCTCACCGCCCCTGCCATCATCGCCCTGGCCAAGCAAAACGGCATCCCCGACTCCGCCGCCGTCCTCGCCACCCACATGTTCCTCTTCTACTATGCGGTGCTGGCGGATGTGACGCCCCCCGTGGCCCTCTCCGCCTACGCCGCCAGCAGCGTCTTTGGCACCAACCCCCTGGTCACCGGGGTTTATGCGGCGCGGGTGGCCCTGTCCAAGTACCTGGTGGGCTTTTTCTTCCTGCTCTCCTATTCGGGTACCGCCCTTCTCATCGTGCCCGTTTTGGAGAACTCCCCCCCTGGCGAGGCCTGGGGGATGGTTCTGGAGCGCTTCCTTTCCGTGGCGGCCGGTATCATCTACCTTTCCGCCTCCGCCGCGGGCTACACCCGCAGGCCCCTCGCCCGCTGGGAAGCCTGGGCCCTGGGGATCCTGGCCGCCCTGCTCTTCGTGCCCCAGGGATGGCTCAACCTGGTGGCCTTCCTCCTGGGGCTTCCCTTCTTCCGCAAGGGGTTGACGAAAAGCCAAAAGGGGGCTTAG
- a CDS encoding TAXI family TRAP transporter solute-binding subunit, producing the protein MKRALILIGLLALGLALAQKPKVVIGTGSTGGVFFYYGTALADILNKAGAAEAQPVQTGGSYDNLQLLRDRTAGTTYYCALTTTDSAYVAYTGEEPRFKDRPAKTQRVLFYMYPSFIHLVTTEKTGIKVVQDLKGKRVSTGQPGSSTENLALLVLQGARVKPESFAKRERLPVAEGAKALAEGTLDAFFWVGGVPTSSIVELSQTLARKGDRIYLVPIDPKSTTAQVAMKKFPGLVDPYTVPKSVYNTRTDVRGLATGNIVVCPESLPAETGYAIMKAVFENLDTLRTAVAAAKDTSLEATAKLYGKLPIPFHPGAERYLKEKGLIK; encoded by the coding sequence ATGAAAAGAGCCCTTATCCTCATCGGTTTGCTCGCCCTAGGACTGGCCCTGGCCCAAAAGCCCAAGGTGGTGATCGGCACGGGAAGCACCGGAGGGGTCTTCTTCTACTACGGCACCGCCCTGGCGGACATCCTGAACAAGGCGGGGGCGGCGGAGGCCCAGCCGGTGCAGACGGGGGGCTCCTACGACAACCTCCAGCTCCTGCGGGACCGCACCGCGGGCACCACCTACTACTGCGCCCTCACCACCACCGACTCCGCCTACGTGGCCTACACCGGAGAGGAACCCCGCTTCAAGGATCGGCCCGCCAAGACCCAGCGGGTCCTCTTCTACATGTACCCCTCCTTCATCCACCTGGTGACCACGGAAAAAACCGGCATCAAGGTGGTGCAGGACCTCAAGGGCAAACGGGTCTCCACCGGCCAGCCCGGCTCCAGCACCGAGAACCTGGCCCTTCTGGTCCTCCAGGGGGCCAGGGTGAAACCGGAAAGCTTCGCCAAGCGGGAGCGCCTGCCCGTGGCCGAGGGGGCGAAGGCCCTGGCGGAGGGCACCCTGGACGCCTTCTTCTGGGTGGGGGGTGTGCCCACCAGCTCCATCGTGGAACTCTCCCAGACCCTGGCCCGCAAGGGGGACCGCATCTACCTGGTGCCCATCGACCCCAAGAGCACCACCGCCCAGGTGGCCATGAAGAAGTTCCCAGGCCTGGTGGACCCCTACACCGTGCCCAAGAGCGTCTACAACACCCGCACCGACGTGCGCGGCCTGGCCACGGGCAACATCGTGGTCTGCCCGGAAAGCCTCCCGGCGGAAACCGGGTACGCCATCATGAAGGCGGTCTTTGAGAACCTGGACACCCTGCGCACCGCGGTGGCCGCCGCCAAGGACACGAGCCTCGAGGCCACCGCCAAGCTCTACGGAAAGCTACCCATCCCCTTCCACCCGGGAGCCGAGCGGTACTTGAAGGAAAAAGGGCTGATCAAGTAA
- a CDS encoding site-2 protease family protein, whose translation MFQRGLTLFRILGIPVQLDFSFLLFLPLLAFLIGGNLPIYLKWFGLPQDPTLLQGPWPFLLGLMAALGLFLSVLLHELGHALTARRFGIETKRITLWLLGGVAQLERIPQEPQKELWIALAGPAVSFALALLLRGFQMEAGVLGFLTHYLALVNLMLWLFNLLPALPLDGGRVYRALLAFRKPYLQATRQALALSQAVAWALGLFGLLVFNPFLILIAFFVYMASRAEAEAALLAQALSGLKVKDLMTPNPLVIPPSLSVQEVLELALAHKVSGFPVVEEGRVLGVVGLEGLEGANPLAPVVHHLQEPLVLPPEVDALTALERMAERGYVRALVMEEGRLVGILSKTDLLRAFQVRMLGHSSP comes from the coding sequence ATGTTCCAGCGGGGCCTGACCCTTTTTCGCATCCTGGGCATCCCCGTTCAGCTGGACTTTTCCTTTCTCCTCTTCCTGCCCCTTCTGGCCTTTCTCATCGGGGGCAACCTGCCCATTTACCTGAAGTGGTTCGGCCTGCCGCAAGACCCCACCCTCCTCCAAGGCCCCTGGCCCTTTCTCCTGGGCCTCATGGCCGCCTTGGGGCTTTTCCTCTCCGTGCTCCTGCACGAGCTGGGCCATGCCCTCACCGCCCGCCGCTTTGGCATTGAGACCAAGCGCATCACCCTTTGGCTTTTGGGTGGGGTGGCCCAGCTGGAGCGCATCCCGCAAGAACCCCAGAAGGAGCTCTGGATCGCCCTGGCGGGCCCGGCGGTGAGCTTCGCCTTGGCCTTGCTCCTGCGCGGGTTCCAGATGGAGGCTGGGGTCTTGGGGTTTCTCACCCACTACCTGGCCCTGGTGAACCTGATGCTTTGGCTTTTCAACCTCCTCCCCGCCCTACCCCTGGATGGGGGGCGGGTTTACCGGGCCCTTTTGGCCTTCAGGAAACCCTACCTCCAGGCCACCCGGCAGGCCTTGGCCCTGAGCCAGGCGGTGGCCTGGGCCTTGGGGCTTTTCGGCCTTCTGGTCTTCAACCCCTTCCTGATCCTCATCGCCTTTTTCGTGTACATGGCCTCGAGGGCCGAGGCCGAGGCCGCCCTCCTGGCCCAGGCCTTAAGCGGGCTCAAGGTCAAGGACCTCATGACCCCAAACCCCTTGGTCATCCCCCCCTCCCTTTCCGTCCAGGAGGTCCTGGAACTGGCCTTGGCGCATAAGGTTTCCGGCTTCCCCGTGGTGGAGGAGGGGCGGGTCCTGGGGGTGGTGGGCCTCGAGGGGCTGGAGGGGGCCAACCCCCTGGCCCCCGTGGTCCACCACCTCCAAGAACCCCTGGTCCTCCCCCCGGAGGTGGACGCCCTCACCGCCTTGGAGCGGATGGCCGAGCGGGGGTATGTCCGGGCCCTGGTCATGGAAGAGGGCCGGCTGGTGGGCATCCTCAGCAAAACGGACCTCCTGAGGGCCTTCCAGGTGCGCATGCTGGGGCATTCTTCGCCTTGA
- the wecB gene encoding non-hydrolyzing UDP-N-acetylglucosamine 2-epimerase, whose amino-acid sequence MKRVVLAFGTRPEATKMAPVYLALKEHPHIKPLVLLTGQHREQLRQALGLFGIQEDRNLDVMQERQALPDLAARILPQAARALEEMRADYVLVHGDTLTTFAVAWAAFLVGLPVGHVEAGLRSGNLKEPFPEEANRRLTDALTDLDFAPTPLARENLLREGKPAETVLVTGQTGVDAVLLAARMGRLPQGLPPGPYVTVTMHRRENWPILPDLARALRKVAEAFPHLTFVYPVHLNPVVREAVFPVLKGVRNFVLLDPLEYGPMAALMRESLLLVTDSGGLQEEGAALGVPVVVLRNVTERPEGLEAGILKLAGTDPERVYRVVAGLLESPEELARMRQAKNPYGDGKAGVRVAQGVAWRLGLGPRPEDWVP is encoded by the coding sequence ATGAAGCGGGTGGTTCTAGCCTTCGGAACGCGGCCTGAAGCCACCAAGATGGCCCCGGTCTACCTGGCCCTGAAGGAACACCCCCACATCAAGCCCCTCGTCCTCCTCACCGGCCAGCACCGGGAGCAGCTTCGGCAGGCCCTGGGGCTATTCGGCATCCAGGAGGACCGAAACCTGGACGTGATGCAAGAACGCCAGGCCTTGCCCGACCTGGCGGCCCGCATCCTGCCCCAGGCCGCCCGGGCCCTCGAGGAGATGCGGGCCGACTACGTCCTGGTGCACGGGGACACCCTCACCACCTTCGCCGTGGCCTGGGCCGCCTTTCTGGTGGGGCTTCCCGTGGGGCACGTGGAAGCCGGCCTAAGGAGCGGCAACCTCAAGGAGCCCTTCCCCGAGGAGGCCAACCGCCGCCTCACCGACGCCCTCACGGACCTGGACTTCGCCCCCACCCCCCTTGCCCGGGAAAACCTGCTAAGGGAGGGCAAGCCCGCGGAAACCGTCCTGGTCACCGGCCAAACCGGGGTGGATGCCGTGCTTCTCGCCGCCCGGATGGGCCGGCTTCCCCAAGGCCTCCCTCCCGGCCCCTACGTCACGGTCACCATGCACCGCCGGGAAAACTGGCCCATCCTCCCTGACCTGGCCCGGGCCCTGAGAAAGGTGGCGGAGGCCTTCCCCCACCTCACCTTCGTCTACCCCGTGCACCTCAACCCCGTGGTGCGGGAGGCGGTCTTCCCGGTGCTGAAGGGGGTGAGGAACTTCGTCCTCCTGGACCCCCTGGAGTACGGGCCCATGGCCGCCCTGATGCGGGAAAGCCTCCTCCTCGTCACCGACTCCGGGGGGCTTCAGGAGGAGGGAGCGGCCTTGGGGGTGCCGGTGGTGGTGCTCAGGAACGTCACCGAAAGGCCGGAAGGCCTGGAGGCGGGCATCCTCAAGCTGGCGGGAACGGATCCCGAAAGGGTGTACCGGGTGGTGGCGGGGCTTTTGGAAAGCCCTGAGGAACTGGCCCGCATGCGCCAGGCCAAGAACCCCTATGGGGACGGCAAGGCGGGCGTCCGCGTGGCCCAAGGGGTAGCCTGGCGGCTGGGCCTAGGCCCTAGGCCGGAGGACTGGGTTCCGTAG
- a CDS encoding MraY family glycosyltransferase yields MSELLKRVGIAEPTGTGWLTVAFAFLLALFFTWRFLPHVRRFALKVGWADLPNERRLNREPLPNAGGLAVYAGVVLALVAAAFLRPILVEQVLIQILAILLGGAWLVLVGFIDDQFGLPPLFRLFVQTLAALLLMAVGVRFEAAFGTPLDPALGLFLTWLWVVGITNALNLMDGLDGLAGGVAYISAMSLLFVSAQFPYWAAGTLVLAALAGAALGFLRHNLHPSRIILGDAGAYFLGYTLAATALLGNLKLTTFLGLLPPALFLLLPILDTTQVVVRRLLRGQNPLSTPGKDHIHHRLLARGLSQRRVAFLLWGLALLFNLLAMAYLGMPQEAILASLGATVLGLGWVTYRRLRALWRGE; encoded by the coding sequence ATGAGCGAACTCCTGAAGAGGGTCGGCATCGCTGAGCCCACGGGCACGGGCTGGCTCACCGTGGCCTTCGCCTTCCTGCTGGCCCTTTTCTTCACCTGGCGCTTTTTGCCCCATGTCCGCCGCTTCGCCCTCAAGGTGGGGTGGGCGGACCTGCCCAACGAGAGGCGGCTCAATCGGGAGCCCCTCCCCAACGCCGGGGGCCTTGCGGTCTATGCGGGCGTGGTGCTGGCCCTGGTGGCGGCGGCCTTCCTGAGGCCCATCCTGGTGGAACAAGTCCTCATCCAGATCCTGGCCATCCTCTTGGGAGGGGCTTGGTTGGTGCTGGTGGGCTTCATTGACGATCAGTTCGGCCTTCCTCCCCTTTTCCGCCTCTTCGTGCAAACCCTGGCCGCCCTGCTCCTGATGGCGGTGGGGGTGCGGTTTGAGGCCGCCTTCGGCACCCCCCTGGACCCCGCCTTGGGCCTTTTCCTCACCTGGCTCTGGGTGGTGGGGATCACCAACGCCCTGAACCTCATGGACGGCCTGGACGGCCTGGCGGGCGGGGTGGCGTACATCAGCGCCATGAGCCTCCTCTTCGTGAGCGCCCAGTTTCCCTACTGGGCGGCGGGCACCTTGGTCCTGGCGGCCCTGGCCGGGGCCGCCCTGGGTTTTCTGCGCCACAACCTCCACCCCAGCCGCATCATCCTGGGGGATGCCGGGGCCTACTTCCTGGGCTACACCCTGGCGGCCACGGCGCTTCTTGGCAACCTGAAGCTCACCACCTTTCTGGGCCTCCTGCCCCCGGCCCTCTTCCTCCTCCTCCCCATCCTGGACACCACCCAGGTGGTGGTGCGCAGGCTTTTGCGGGGGCAGAACCCCCTCTCCACCCCCGGCAAGGACCACATCCACCACCGGCTCCTGGCCCGGGGGTTATCGCAAAGGCGGGTGGCCTTCCTCCTTTGGGGGCTGGCCCTCCTCTTTAACCTTTTGGCCATGGCCTACCTGGGCATGCCCCAGGAGGCCATCCTGGCAAGCCTAGGGGCCACGGTTTTGGGCCTGGGGTGGGTAACCTACCGGCGCTTAAGGGCCCTTTGGAGGGGAGAGTAG
- the upp gene encoding uracil phosphoribosyltransferase: MRITLVDHPLVQHKLAHLRDKRTGAKDFRELAEEVSLLMAYEAMRDLELTETTVETPVAPARVKVLSGKKLALVAILRAGLVMAEGILKLVPHARVGHIGLYRDPESLKPVQYYAKLPPDIHERRVFLLDPMLATGGSASHALTLLKEKGATGIKLMCLIAAPEGLERIAQDHPETEVVVAAIDERLNEHGYIVPGLGDAGDRIYGTK; encoded by the coding sequence ATGAGGATCACCCTGGTGGACCATCCCCTGGTCCAGCACAAGCTGGCCCACCTTCGCGACAAGCGCACCGGCGCCAAGGACTTCCGCGAGCTGGCCGAGGAGGTATCCCTCCTCATGGCCTATGAGGCCATGCGCGACCTGGAGCTTACGGAAACCACCGTGGAAACCCCCGTGGCCCCCGCCCGGGTCAAGGTGCTTTCCGGGAAGAAGCTGGCCCTGGTGGCCATTTTGCGGGCCGGTTTGGTCATGGCGGAGGGCATCCTTAAGCTGGTGCCCCACGCCCGCGTGGGGCACATCGGCCTCTACCGGGATCCCGAGTCCCTAAAGCCCGTGCAGTACTACGCCAAGCTACCCCCGGATATCCACGAGCGCCGGGTCTTCCTCCTGGACCCCATGCTGGCCACGGGGGGAAGCGCCAGCCATGCCCTTACCCTTCTTAAGGAAAAGGGAGCCACGGGGATCAAGCTCATGTGCCTTATCGCTGCCCCCGAGGGCCTGGAGCGCATCGCCCAGGACCACCCGGAGACGGAGGTGGTGGTGGCGGCCATCGACGAGCGCCTGAACGAGCACGGTTACATCGTTCCCGGCCTGGGAGACGCCGGGGACCGGATCTACGGGACCAAATGA